In one window of Desulfurella amilsii DNA:
- the dcd gene encoding dCTP deaminase: protein MSVLSDSEIIKRASKGMIEPFKAKQVKEVNGNRVISFGTSSYGYDMRISDEFKIFTNVNTAIVDPKNFDANAYVDFKGDVCIIPPNSFCLAKSVEYFRIPRDILTICVGKSTYARCGIIVNVTPFEPEWEGYVTIEISNTTPLPAKIYANEGIAQVIFFKADKVCATSYADKGGKYQKQMELTLAKL, encoded by the coding sequence ATGTCAGTTTTAAGCGATTCTGAAATTATTAAAAGGGCTTCAAAAGGTATGATTGAACCATTTAAAGCAAAACAGGTTAAAGAAGTTAACGGCAATAGGGTTATATCTTTTGGCACTTCAAGCTACGGCTACGATATGCGTATATCAGATGAGTTTAAAATTTTTACAAATGTAAACACTGCAATTGTAGACCCAAAAAACTTTGATGCAAACGCTTATGTGGACTTTAAAGGTGATGTGTGTATTATACCGCCTAACAGCTTTTGTTTAGCTAAAAGCGTAGAGTATTTTAGAATCCCAAGGGATATCCTAACTATATGCGTGGGTAAATCTACTTATGCAAGGTGCGGTATAATCGTTAATGTAACGCCGTTTGAGCCAGAGTGGGAAGGATACGTTACAATAGAAATCTCAAATACAACGCCACTGCCTGCCAAGATTTATGCCAATGAAGGCATAGCACAGGTAATATTCTTTAAGGCTGATAAGGTTTGTGCTACAAGCTACGCAGATAAGGGCGGTAAATATCAAAAGCAAATGGAATTAACATTGGCAAAATTGTAA